GGTAGTCAAACTTAGCAAGATTGATAACATTATAGGGATTAAAGATAGTAGCGGTGACATGGCCCAGGGAGCTGAATATATAAGAAGAACTAACAATGATTTTTCTGTCTTAGCCGGGAGAGATACGTTGATATATGGATTTTTAGCTTACGGAGGGAAAGGGGCTATTGCTGCTACGGCAAATATTGTTCCTAAGATAGTGGTGAAAATTTATGAAGAGTATCAAAAAGGCAATTACCAGGAAGCTTTAAAGGCACAGTTTCAATTAGCTCCCCTACGCATGGCTTTCAGTTTAGGAAGTTTTCCGGTGGTTGTAAAAGAAGGTTTAAACCTTTTAGGTATCGAAGTAGGTTCTACTTTAAAGCCGGTGCAACCCTTAACAGAAGAGGCTAGAGAGAAACTAAAAGAAGTGCTGTATAGTATGCAGGTTTTATAGAATAGGGAATCTTAAAAAGAAGAAATAATTTAAAAAACATAAAAATCCTTTGACTTAAAGTGGATATAAAAATGTTCTGATAATAATTATACAAAAAAGGTCGATATTAAATAACACTAACATGGAATGCAAAATTATCGTAGATAAGTTATACGATAGGATGGAGGTGATTTTATAGTTTAATTGCTGCTTAGAATTTATAATTAGTTAAAATTAAAAATTTAAAAAAATAAAAAAGGAGTATTTTAAAATGAAATTTAAATCGAAATTGATGATTCTTTTTATTCTTTTGATGCTATCTTTTGTAACGTTGGTTAGTATTGCAGCCGAATATCCCGAAAAGGACATTAGAATGGTTTGTCCCTGGGGCGCGGGCGGAGGAACAGACGCTATTACCAGAAAGATTTCGCAAATAGCTGAAAAAGCTCTTCCTGTTTCCATTTATGTTGAAAACTTAGAAGGTGGAATGAGCGGAACCGGTGTATATTCCGTAATGCAATCTAAGCCCGATGGAAGTACCCTTGGAACGCTCACTTACGATAGCGTTATTACTGTTCCCTGGAAAGAATTGGTTCCGGGATATAGTTTGGACAAGTTAGTTTTGTTATGCCGACTCACCAGTGAAGCTGATGCTTTAGTGGTTCGTCAAGACTCAAGATTTAAAAACTTTGAAGATCTCGTAAAAGCCGCCAAGGAAAAACCAGAAAGTATTAATATAGGTATACAAGAATTGGGTTCGAGAACACATATTGCAATTTTACAGCTTCAAGAAAAAGTAGGGGTTACATTTAATGTAATTTCCTATACAGGTGGCGCTGCTCCTCAAAAAGAAGCATTGCTTTCCGGAGAAGTAGAAGTCATTATCACCAGCTTGGGCGATTTTGCACCACTAATCAATTCTGGGCAAGCACGCGGTTTGGTAGAATTATCAGGAACCAGAAATGTAAAATTTACTGATGTACCAACTTTAAAAGAATTGGGTTACAATTTAGAAGTACTCAGCTTTGTTTTAGTTGCTGCTCCTGCTGGAACCCCAGAAGATATACTAGCAAAGCTTGAGAAAACATTTGACGATGCTTACCATTCAGATGAATTTTTGGATTGGCTTAACCAAGTTGGCGTAACCTCAGCGTGGTTGGGAAGAGCAGACGTAAATAAATGGGCAACTGATACTCAAACCAAGTATTTTGATATTCTAAATGACTTAATTAAACAAGGTATTATTGAGGAATAAACAAGGTAGCAATCAACCTTTACCCTTTACCAAAAGGGTAAAGGTTGATTGTACAGGAGGGTAGTGATATGTTGATTAATTTTAAACATAAGATAAATAATACAACGATTATCTGTATTATGATATTTATCTGGAACACAATATATATGATTGAAGCTATTAATATGGGTTCACCTATAAGAAAAGGAAGGGTTGATGTTAATTTTTTCCCGATAGTAATTTCTTGCTTAATGTATCTTATAACATTATATCTATTGATTGATTCTTTGAAACAAAAAAAAGAAATAATTGATTTTAATTTGACAAATAAAACTAAACCCATACTAATCATTATCTTTACCGTTATTTATATTCTAATTTTAAAATCGACCGGTTATATGTTATCTTCGATTCTTTATATTTTTAGTATCATTTCAATTTTCGATTCTAAAAAAAGAAAGCTGTATATAAAAATTATCTACGCTGTCATTATTACTGTTCTAATATTTTTGTTATATGAAAAAATATTTGCAATAAGATTGCCTAAATTGGGAGGTATATTTTAATGGAAAATATACAAGGTATACTAAATGGTTTTGTCGTATTAACAAATCTAACTATCTTTATTTATTTAGTTATAGGGTTTTTTATAGGCATGTTTTTTGGGGCGGTACCAGGACTCACTTCTTGTTTAGCAATAG
This window of the Candidatus Atribacteria bacterium genome carries:
- a CDS encoding tripartite tricarboxylate transporter substrate binding protein produces the protein MKFKSKLMILFILLMLSFVTLVSIAAEYPEKDIRMVCPWGAGGGTDAITRKISQIAEKALPVSIYVENLEGGMSGTGVYSVMQSKPDGSTLGTLTYDSVITVPWKELVPGYSLDKLVLLCRLTSEADALVVRQDSRFKNFEDLVKAAKEKPESINIGIQELGSRTHIAILQLQEKVGVTFNVISYTGGAAPQKEALLSGEVEVIITSLGDFAPLINSGQARGLVELSGTRNVKFTDVPTLKELGYNLEVLSFVLVAAPAGTPEDILAKLEKTFDDAYHSDEFLDWLNQVGVTSAWLGRADVNKWATDTQTKYFDILNDLIKQGIIEE
- a CDS encoding tripartite tricarboxylate transporter TctB family protein, with product MLINFKHKINNTTIICIMIFIWNTIYMIEAINMGSPIRKGRVDVNFFPIVISCLMYLITLYLLIDSLKQKKEIIDFNLTNKTKPILIIIFTVIYILILKSTGYMLSSILYIFSIISIFDSKKRKLYIKIIYAVIITVLIFLLYEKIFAIRLPKLGGIF